One Edaphobacter flagellatus genomic region harbors:
- a CDS encoding TetR/AcrR family transcriptional regulator, protein MVENVARPRGRPRSFDETAAIEKATQVFWSKGYDGVTIDDLVAGMGVGRPSLYAVFGDKRAIFLRVLRAYAERKGALAAKALLSPQTLRDSIASFLRYNVESATEKGSARGCLLICVAPLVNDAEVQRFLQSAATGGAALLERRFRDAISAGEIPSDFPVAARAIQVTDLARGLTMRAQIGTPRKTLLKDAEDATDLVLLP, encoded by the coding sequence ATGGTTGAAAATGTCGCAAGGCCGCGAGGACGGCCGCGCAGCTTCGACGAGACGGCGGCGATCGAAAAGGCGACCCAGGTCTTCTGGTCGAAGGGCTATGACGGAGTGACCATTGACGATCTCGTCGCCGGGATGGGCGTGGGACGGCCCAGCCTGTATGCCGTCTTTGGGGACAAACGCGCGATCTTCTTGCGCGTCCTCAGGGCGTACGCAGAAAGGAAGGGCGCACTCGCCGCGAAGGCACTCCTCTCGCCACAGACGCTTCGCGACTCAATCGCGAGCTTCCTCAGGTACAACGTCGAGAGTGCGACCGAGAAAGGGTCCGCCCGCGGCTGCCTTCTGATTTGCGTCGCGCCGCTTGTGAACGATGCTGAGGTTCAACGTTTCTTGCAAAGCGCAGCTACGGGCGGGGCGGCGCTGCTCGAGCGCCGTTTTCGCGATGCGATCAGCGCGGGAGAGATCCCATCTGACTTTCCCGTAGCTGCGCGCGCGATCCAGGTCACCGATCTAGCGCGTGGGCTGACCATGCGCGCTCAAATAGGAACGCCACGCAAGACGCTGCTCAAAGATGCTGAAGATGCGACCGACTTGGTGCTCCTGCCGTAG
- a CDS encoding SDR family NAD(P)-dependent oxidoreductase gives MIESVLITGANAGLGKETARQFAWKQETKRVILFCRNRARAAAAMKELEENTGKRIFEIVIGDVTDADSVRRAVEDLREPVDAVVLNAGGVIGKTAANSTPSGMNQLAATNILGNVVLVDELIKRDKLRKAILAVSAEAVPGVKMLGVKRVSMSTSSVDEFAAVLDGSYFGKTFVALNAYSYVKYVETMWALSMARRYPRLKVVVVSPGNTKGTRAADSLPLPMRFMLNYVMIPIVFRLMGEMVHTLDVGAKRFVDAISEDRYKSGVFYASKEGKLSGEMVDQSTFFTDLKNTSFQDNANEAIHRFIR, from the coding sequence ATGATCGAAAGTGTCTTGATCACCGGCGCAAATGCCGGTCTTGGGAAAGAGACTGCCCGACAGTTCGCATGGAAACAAGAGACAAAAAGGGTAATCCTGTTTTGCAGAAATCGAGCGAGGGCAGCGGCAGCAATGAAAGAGCTTGAGGAGAACACGGGGAAACGGATCTTTGAAATCGTTATCGGGGATGTCACGGATGCAGATTCCGTAAGAAGAGCGGTGGAAGACCTCAGGGAACCGGTTGATGCGGTCGTCTTGAATGCAGGTGGAGTGATCGGGAAAACTGCTGCGAACTCTACGCCTTCCGGGATGAATCAATTAGCTGCTACGAACATTCTAGGCAATGTGGTCCTAGTGGATGAATTGATCAAACGGGACAAGTTGAGGAAGGCGATTCTAGCGGTCAGTGCCGAAGCTGTTCCGGGCGTAAAGATGCTCGGAGTAAAACGAGTCTCAATGAGCACTTCGTCTGTCGATGAGTTCGCTGCTGTCCTTGATGGATCATATTTTGGGAAGACATTCGTGGCACTGAATGCATACTCCTATGTCAAGTACGTAGAGACCATGTGGGCCTTGTCCATGGCAAGAAGGTATCCCAGGCTCAAAGTTGTTGTTGTGAGCCCAGGAAATACAAAAGGAACTCGGGCGGCAGACAGTCTTCCACTTCCAATGCGGTTCATGTTGAACTACGTGATGATACCTATCGTCTTTCGCTTGATGGGCGAAATGGTGCATACGCTGGATGTGGGTGCAAAACGCTTCGTAGATGCCATCTCGGAGGACCGCTACAAGAGCGGCGTCTTCTATGCCAGCAAAGAGGGTAAGCTGTCGGGGGAAATGGTGGACCAGAGCACCTTCTTTACTGATTTGAAAAACACTTCCTTTCAAGACAACGCCAACGAAGCAATTCACCGCTTCATACGCTAG
- a CDS encoding tyrosine-type recombinase/integrase translates to MAKSAKRPKSVLKLPDLDYSKSAVLNSLPSLNSRRSYEHAIRDFIEWYCSEPRLAFNKTVVTRYRIALEQRSYAPSTINLRLAAVRRLAYEASDCGLLSPDLAAGIRRVKGAKRLGVRVGNWLTAEQGKKLLDVNSGKQLRDLRNHAVIAMLLGCGLRRAELVTVKIEDFELREEHWVLADLIGKGRHMRTIPVPRWVKAAVDAWIDAAQLRSGNLFRAIGKTGKVQGRGFTAKVIWSIVRETARDCGIGMIAPHDLRRTCARLCHQAGGELEQIQFLLGHVSVQTTERYLGCKQRLQNAVNDQIGLEPEYS, encoded by the coding sequence ATGGCGAAAAGCGCGAAGAGACCTAAGAGCGTTCTCAAACTTCCTGACCTCGATTATTCCAAGTCAGCAGTCCTCAACAGCCTTCCGTCCTTGAACTCGCGACGGTCGTACGAGCACGCCATCCGCGACTTCATCGAGTGGTATTGCTCCGAGCCACGGCTCGCGTTCAACAAAACCGTTGTCACCCGCTATCGTATCGCTTTGGAGCAACGTAGCTACGCGCCCTCAACGATAAACCTCAGACTCGCAGCAGTTCGCAGGCTTGCATACGAGGCTTCGGATTGTGGACTGCTCAGCCCCGACCTCGCCGCTGGGATTCGTCGGGTCAAAGGAGCGAAGCGATTAGGAGTTCGTGTTGGGAATTGGCTAACCGCCGAACAGGGCAAGAAGCTCCTCGATGTTAATTCTGGCAAACAACTTAGAGACCTGCGCAATCATGCCGTCATAGCGATGCTCCTCGGCTGTGGTTTACGCCGAGCGGAGCTTGTGACCGTCAAGATAGAGGACTTCGAGCTTCGAGAAGAGCACTGGGTGCTTGCAGACCTCATCGGGAAAGGCCGGCACATGCGGACGATCCCTGTGCCTAGGTGGGTGAAGGCGGCGGTCGACGCATGGATAGACGCCGCGCAGCTCAGAAGCGGTAATCTCTTCCGCGCCATCGGTAAGACCGGAAAGGTTCAAGGTCGTGGGTTCACTGCGAAGGTGATTTGGTCTATTGTTCGCGAAACGGCCCGAGACTGCGGCATCGGTATGATTGCCCCGCACGATCTCCGGCGCACTTGTGCTCGACTCTGCCACCAAGCTGGAGGGGAGCTGGAGCAGATCCAGTTTCTCCTAGGCCATGTGTCAGTCCAAACTACCGAACGCTATCTTGGGTGCAAGCAGCGGCTCCAGAACGCCGTAAATGATCAGATCGGCCTAGAACCCGAATATTCCTAA
- a CDS encoding ArsR/SmtB family transcription factor, protein MTRRANPSDIFGAIAEPRRREVIAVLSDGQEYAVNEIVVRMQIPQPAVSKHLGALRKAGAVTVIKRGQHRMYRLNAEGLKPVYEWVKDFERYWTHQVSQIKQHAERKALERMIRMDDGGGNKKQGDKKK, encoded by the coding sequence ATGACACGAAGGGCTAATCCGTCGGACATCTTCGGAGCGATTGCCGAACCGCGGCGTCGCGAGGTGATTGCTGTGTTGTCGGACGGGCAGGAGTATGCCGTCAACGAGATCGTCGTTCGCATGCAGATTCCTCAGCCTGCGGTTTCGAAGCATCTGGGGGCGCTGCGCAAGGCAGGCGCGGTGACGGTGATCAAGCGGGGACAGCATCGTATGTACCGGTTGAACGCCGAGGGTCTGAAGCCGGTGTACGAGTGGGTGAAGGACTTTGAGCGTTACTGGACGCACCAGGTCAGCCAGATTAAGCAGCATGCCGAACGCAAGGCGTTGGAGCGCATGATCCGCATGGACGATGGCGGCGGTAACAAAAAGCAGGGCGATAAGAAAAAGTAA
- a CDS encoding SRPBCC family protein has protein sequence MAANVMEGVVQAFEIIKEEEIAAPIEIVFETILEQMGPLNSTPEKPMPMVLEAWPGGRWYRDLGNNTGHFWGTVQAIKSPSLIEISGPLFMSNPAANNLQYRLTEENGVTRMRFVHRSMGWIGEYERNVDTGWSHFIERIRAAAVARARK, from the coding sequence ATGGCAGCCAATGTGATGGAAGGTGTCGTGCAAGCCTTCGAGATTATCAAGGAAGAGGAGATCGCTGCGCCGATCGAGATTGTGTTCGAAACGATTCTCGAACAGATGGGGCCGTTGAACTCGACGCCGGAGAAGCCGATGCCGATGGTGTTGGAAGCGTGGCCCGGCGGGCGGTGGTATCGCGATCTGGGCAACAATACGGGCCACTTCTGGGGCACGGTGCAGGCGATCAAGTCGCCGTCGCTGATCGAGATTTCGGGGCCGCTGTTTATGTCGAACCCCGCGGCGAACAATCTGCAATATCGCCTGACGGAAGAGAACGGCGTGACGCGCATGCGTTTTGTGCATCGCTCGATGGGATGGATCGGGGAGTATGAGCGCAATGTCGATACAGGCTGGTCGCACTTTATCGAGCGCATTCGTGCGGCGGCTGTGGCACGGGCGAGGAAATAG